A genomic segment from Tuwongella immobilis encodes:
- a CDS encoding PKD domain-containing protein: MMRSWLRETPLTTRPNRTRNHSQSLRAELLEDRAVPAYLATAGTFDNTIDLTKASDTVAIAASLPSNTTANISLGSDRFNFYGTEYASLFVNYHGLITFGTANSSAGNTNFTNTLNPSQAAIAPLWDLWNSTDTSSSEGVLYRFVGSGANRQLIVEWDKMTDAFNSVGAVTFQAILNLNSGNTPGKIVYNYRQIDTTNSLTTNGITATIGVKDKNPGEFQPTDEYTQVSFNAINSLVQSNKAINFVWNNTAPSNLSLTPSSTAINENDSITLAGSFVDPDVIDSHTVTIDWGDGSTPQVLPTLAPGVFNFSGISHQYLDNPNLSLQPNSKYTVTVTFADDQGGSNQSSFQVQVNNVTPTITLAGNKTINEGDTFSQNGSFADPGSLDSPWVAEVDYGDGTGKQALTLSGKNFTLSHEYKNQGTYTVTVYVRDKDLFVGQQSIVVTANNVLPTLTLDSGLGTPTVLEGTTLSLPTIATFSDPGKLATEIQKWTINWGDGSEDTTSLPGRTGIIGGSHTYADNGTYTVTVSILDDVGPSVSKTFLVTVDNVLPVVTIDASLASPVIASEGKQVLINQIATFIDPGFNNLSNPLVSGGSKETFDFFINWGDGTAVEKATPTISQTGSVGVNTAGKFGGSHIYADDGTYTVTVWVTDDDGGKSLTKTFAVQVGNNAPALVSPVPNFTTTEGQLLTIPTLANFSDYGFNNPDNPLISGGSTESFTFSVDWGDGTTPTTGSVPAGSVVQGSRGVLTLGTLGNLSHTFADNGTYTAKVTIVDDNGGEVSSNFTITVNNAAPTVTVTGNQTVAEGSKLSIPTIATFSDPGFNNPLLLPNPSGEKFTYTINWGDGTAEWKGDVTSINQGSPGVATTGTINDVFHTYADNGVYTVSVTVTDDDGGFQTKSFTVTVTNVAPLITAIAADQTIDEGTKLSISKIVQFSDAGFNNPLLMPTASSEKFTYSINWGDGSVPVTGSIPAGNVTQGSVGVLTTGFLDAFTTYADNGTYTVEVSIFDDDGGSAKSSFTVTVNNVAPALTLVATNKTINEGTPLNLATIANFSDLGFNNPLNPTVTGGSSEKFTYSINWGDGSSVTKSVTNVTNGTVGTPTVGSFGGSHTYADNGIYTVTATVTDDDSGLSNQVTFTVTVNNVDPTLNVVPPQTVVEGKTLNLGPIATFTDPGFSNPTGTPATNESFTYTVNWGDGSPEESGNATVSQNGFPGSLTTGFFPASHIYADNGVYVVSVTLQDDDGVKVQQSFQVTVLNAAPTLSVISNQTVNEGQTFLLPTIGTFSDIGFDNPLNPLVSGGSSEKFTYSVNWGDGNSSTGDATVTQVGAPGVSTLGNFGAGHTYADNGKYTVTVRVTDDDGFFDEKQFVITVNNVNPTLSLSVPSVVTGEEGKSLTLSQIATFSDPGFGAGETFSYRVEWGDGNVSTGKATVTTSGQIGIPTAGEFGATHAYGDNGLYTVRVVISDDDQGSSEATFQTAISNVAPVLSLNVPALVTAVQGAPVVLNDFATFTDAGFALSETFTYTINWGDGTPEVSGPAGLSSVGSAGVPSLGKLTGGHTYIRNGLYPVTVTIRDKDNAVATQTFEIKAINVAPTNLIYGFDSNPIQEGVAVQLSGSFTDPGLLDTHIIEVNWGDGTPPVTFGLLPGVQAFSNKVVGGNILTHTYRQNSPPEGYRVTVRVTDDGGLFTEQPLTIVVNNVAPDVQIFTPQKATKDSRFAVTSLVSDLGIDDTLSYTWNVVDPSGALVFTSSTQNLEYTPTVAGKHQVSLTVADGDGGSTTRNAVVRVQQGEIYAIAADAGGGPRVSIYDAKTGVELGNFFAYEKSYSGGVRLAVGDFNGDGIADIVTATGVGGGPRVRIIDSVSGKELANFFVYEETYTGGMYVGAGDVNGDGFDDLVVAPDAGGGPRLRVLSGVDFSEIYNDFVYDPAFLGGVRIAVADANGDGSAEVFVVPGAGGGPQARVLDIRNNQVLFDAMVFPIDFTGGLYVAAGDVDGDGLAELIVSPSAGGGPIVRVYDVNSDALEHEFAAYEPEYRGGVRLAAFDYTGDGRAEIFTGTGPGGGPAHRIWDAQTESVLDSFFSFEESFFGGVFVGAGN; the protein is encoded by the coding sequence ATGATGCGTTCTTGGCTGCGTGAGACCCCTCTCACCACGCGACCGAATCGAACTCGCAACCATTCTCAATCGCTTCGTGCGGAATTGCTCGAAGATCGTGCTGTTCCGGCATACCTCGCCACGGCAGGCACATTCGATAACACCATTGACCTGACCAAGGCCAGCGATACGGTGGCGATTGCCGCCAGTCTGCCCTCGAATACGACGGCAAATATCAGTCTGGGCAGCGATCGATTCAACTTTTATGGCACGGAATATGCCTCGCTGTTCGTCAATTATCACGGGCTGATTACCTTTGGCACCGCCAACAGCAGCGCGGGCAACACCAATTTCACCAATACCTTGAACCCCTCGCAGGCGGCAATTGCCCCGCTGTGGGATCTCTGGAATAGCACCGATACGTCGAGTTCCGAAGGGGTGCTCTATCGGTTTGTCGGCTCGGGAGCCAATCGGCAACTGATCGTCGAATGGGACAAGATGACCGATGCGTTCAACAGCGTCGGGGCGGTGACGTTCCAGGCGATTTTGAATCTGAATTCGGGCAACACGCCGGGCAAGATTGTCTACAATTATCGGCAAATCGACACGACCAACAGCTTGACCACCAACGGCATCACCGCCACGATTGGCGTCAAAGATAAGAATCCCGGTGAATTTCAGCCGACGGACGAATACACGCAGGTCAGCTTCAACGCGATCAATTCGCTGGTGCAATCCAACAAGGCGATCAACTTCGTCTGGAATAACACGGCACCGAGCAATTTGTCGCTGACGCCGTCGTCGACTGCGATCAACGAAAACGATAGCATCACCTTGGCTGGCTCGTTCGTGGACCCCGATGTGATCGATTCGCATACGGTGACGATCGATTGGGGCGATGGCTCGACGCCGCAGGTGCTGCCGACGTTGGCCCCCGGCGTGTTCAACTTCTCGGGCATTTCGCATCAATATCTGGATAATCCGAATCTGTCGTTGCAGCCCAATAGCAAATACACGGTGACCGTGACGTTTGCGGACGACCAAGGCGGCTCGAATCAGTCGAGCTTCCAAGTGCAGGTGAATAACGTCACGCCGACGATCACCCTGGCAGGCAACAAGACCATCAACGAAGGCGATACCTTCTCGCAGAACGGCAGCTTTGCCGATCCTGGTTCGCTCGATTCGCCCTGGGTGGCGGAAGTCGATTACGGCGATGGCACTGGCAAGCAAGCCCTGACGCTCTCCGGCAAGAATTTCACGCTCAGCCACGAATACAAGAACCAAGGCACCTACACCGTCACGGTTTACGTCCGCGACAAAGATTTGTTCGTCGGACAACAATCGATCGTGGTGACGGCCAACAACGTGCTGCCCACCTTGACGCTGGATTCCGGCCTGGGCACGCCGACGGTGCTGGAAGGCACCACACTGAGCTTGCCGACAATCGCCACGTTCAGCGATCCCGGGAAGCTGGCGACGGAAATTCAAAAGTGGACCATCAACTGGGGCGATGGCTCGGAAGATACGACCTCGCTGCCGGGCCGCACGGGCATCATCGGCGGCAGCCACACCTACGCCGACAATGGCACCTACACGGTCACCGTCTCGATTCTGGACGATGTCGGGCCATCGGTGAGCAAGACCTTCCTGGTGACCGTCGATAACGTGCTGCCAGTGGTGACCATCGATGCCAGCTTGGCTTCGCCGGTGATCGCCAGCGAAGGCAAGCAAGTGCTCATCAACCAAATTGCCACGTTCATCGATCCGGGATTCAACAATTTGTCGAATCCGCTGGTAAGCGGCGGTAGCAAAGAAACCTTTGATTTCTTCATCAATTGGGGCGATGGCACGGCGGTCGAAAAGGCCACGCCCACGATTTCGCAAACCGGCAGCGTCGGTGTCAACACAGCGGGCAAATTCGGTGGCTCGCACATCTACGCGGATGATGGCACCTACACCGTCACCGTTTGGGTGACCGATGATGATGGCGGCAAATCGCTGACCAAGACATTCGCGGTTCAGGTGGGCAATAATGCGCCTGCGCTCGTCTCGCCGGTGCCGAATTTCACCACGACCGAAGGCCAACTGCTCACGATTCCCACGCTGGCGAATTTCTCGGATTATGGCTTCAACAATCCGGATAATCCCCTGATCAGCGGCGGCTCCACCGAGAGCTTCACATTCAGCGTCGATTGGGGCGATGGCACCACGCCGACGACCGGCAGTGTGCCCGCGGGCAGTGTCGTGCAGGGCAGCCGGGGCGTGCTGACGCTCGGCACGCTGGGGAACCTCTCGCATACCTTCGCGGATAACGGCACCTACACCGCCAAAGTCACGATTGTGGACGATAATGGTGGCGAAGTTTCGAGCAATTTCACGATCACCGTGAATAACGCCGCTCCCACCGTGACGGTGACGGGGAACCAAACCGTCGCCGAAGGCAGCAAGCTGAGCATCCCCACGATTGCCACGTTTAGCGATCCCGGCTTCAACAATCCGCTGCTGCTGCCGAATCCTTCCGGTGAGAAATTCACCTACACGATCAACTGGGGCGACGGTACCGCCGAATGGAAGGGCGATGTCACCTCGATCAATCAAGGTAGCCCCGGAGTGGCGACCACCGGCACGATCAACGATGTCTTCCACACCTATGCCGATAATGGCGTGTACACGGTGTCGGTGACGGTGACGGACGATGACGGCGGATTCCAAACCAAGTCGTTCACAGTGACGGTGACGAACGTCGCCCCGCTGATTACCGCCATTGCCGCTGATCAGACGATCGACGAAGGCACGAAGCTGAGCATTAGCAAAATTGTGCAGTTCAGCGATGCCGGCTTCAACAATCCGCTGCTGATGCCGACCGCATCGAGCGAGAAGTTCACCTACAGCATTAACTGGGGCGATGGCTCGGTGCCAGTGACGGGCAGCATTCCGGCGGGCAATGTCACGCAGGGCAGCGTTGGCGTGCTGACCACCGGATTCCTGGATGCGTTCACCACCTACGCCGACAATGGCACCTACACCGTCGAAGTCAGCATTTTCGACGATGATGGCGGCTCGGCGAAATCGAGCTTCACCGTCACGGTCAACAACGTCGCCCCGGCGTTGACCTTGGTGGCCACCAACAAGACCATCAACGAAGGCACGCCGTTGAATTTGGCCACGATTGCCAACTTCAGCGATCTTGGCTTCAACAATCCGCTCAATCCCACGGTCACGGGTGGCAGCAGCGAAAAGTTCACCTACAGCATCAATTGGGGCGATGGCAGTTCGGTCACCAAGTCGGTCACGAATGTGACCAATGGCACGGTTGGAACGCCGACCGTTGGCTCCTTCGGGGGCAGCCACACCTATGCGGATAATGGCATCTACACCGTGACGGCAACGGTCACCGACGATGACAGCGGATTGTCCAATCAGGTGACATTCACGGTGACGGTCAACAATGTCGATCCCACCTTGAATGTCGTGCCGCCGCAAACGGTGGTCGAAGGCAAGACGCTCAATCTGGGGCCAATCGCCACGTTTACCGATCCGGGATTCAGCAATCCCACCGGCACCCCGGCGACCAATGAGTCGTTCACCTACACGGTCAATTGGGGCGATGGCTCGCCCGAGGAATCGGGCAACGCCACGGTTTCGCAGAATGGATTCCCCGGCAGCTTGACGACCGGCTTCTTCCCGGCTTCGCACATTTATGCCGATAACGGCGTCTATGTCGTTTCGGTGACGTTGCAAGACGATGACGGCGTGAAGGTGCAGCAATCCTTCCAGGTGACGGTGCTGAATGCCGCTCCAACGCTGTCGGTGATTAGCAATCAGACGGTCAACGAAGGGCAAACCTTCTTGCTGCCGACCATCGGCACCTTCAGCGACATCGGTTTTGATAATCCGTTGAATCCGCTCGTTTCCGGCGGAAGTAGCGAGAAATTCACGTACAGCGTCAATTGGGGCGACGGCAATAGCTCCACCGGCGATGCGACGGTGACGCAAGTCGGGGCACCGGGCGTCTCCACGCTCGGCAATTTCGGCGCGGGCCACACCTATGCCGATAACGGCAAATATACTGTCACTGTGCGGGTGACGGATGATGATGGTTTCTTTGACGAAAAGCAGTTCGTCATCACCGTCAACAATGTCAATCCGACGCTATCGCTGTCGGTTCCCAGCGTCGTCACCGGCGAAGAAGGCAAGTCGCTGACGCTGTCGCAGATTGCCACGTTCAGCGATCCGGGATTCGGTGCGGGCGAAACCTTCAGCTATCGCGTGGAATGGGGCGATGGCAACGTCTCCACCGGCAAAGCCACCGTCACGACTTCGGGACAAATCGGCATCCCCACCGCCGGTGAATTCGGGGCGACCCACGCCTATGGGGACAACGGCCTGTACACCGTTCGCGTCGTGATTTCCGACGATGACCAAGGCAGCAGCGAAGCGACCTTCCAAACGGCGATCAGCAACGTCGCTCCAGTGTTGTCGCTCAATGTCCCCGCGTTGGTCACGGCGGTGCAGGGGGCTCCGGTCGTCCTCAACGACTTTGCCACGTTCACCGATGCTGGCTTTGCGCTGTCAGAAACCTTCACCTACACCATCAACTGGGGCGATGGCACGCCGGAAGTCTCGGGGCCAGCGGGGCTTAGCAGCGTCGGCTCGGCGGGTGTCCCCAGTTTGGGCAAACTCACCGGCGGCCATACCTACATTCGCAACGGATTGTACCCCGTTACGGTGACCATCCGCGACAAAGACAACGCCGTTGCCACGCAGACCTTCGAAATCAAAGCGATCAACGTGGCCCCGACGAATCTGATTTACGGATTCGATTCCAATCCGATTCAGGAAGGGGTGGCGGTGCAGTTGTCCGGGTCGTTCACCGATCCAGGCTTGCTGGATACCCACATCATCGAAGTGAACTGGGGCGATGGCACGCCGCCGGTGACCTTCGGATTGCTGCCCGGCGTGCAGGCGTTCAGCAACAAAGTGGTTGGCGGCAACATCCTCACCCACACGTATCGCCAGAACAGCCCGCCAGAAGGCTACCGCGTCACCGTTCGCGTCACCGACGATGGCGGGTTGTTCACCGAGCAGCCGCTCACGATTGTCGTCAACAACGTCGCACCGGATGTGCAAATCTTTACGCCGCAGAAGGCGACCAAGGATAGCCGCTTCGCGGTCACCAGTTTGGTCAGCGATCTGGGCATTGACGATACGCTTAGCTACACCTGGAATGTGGTCGATCCCAGCGGCGCATTGGTGTTCACCAGCAGCACGCAAAATCTGGAGTACACCCCGACTGTCGCGGGCAAGCACCAAGTCTCGCTCACGGTGGCGGATGGCGATGGCGGCAGCACCACTCGCAATGCCGTTGTCCGTGTTCAGCAGGGCGAAATCTACGCCATTGCCGCCGATGCGGGGGGCGGGCCGCGCGTGTCGATTTACGATGCCAAGACCGGCGTGGAGCTGGGCAATTTCTTCGCGTATGAGAAATCGTACTCCGGCGGCGTTCGGCTGGCGGTCGGCGATTTCAACGGCGATGGCATTGCCGATATTGTCACGGCAACGGGCGTTGGTGGCGGGCCGCGCGTCCGCATCATCGATAGCGTTTCCGGCAAAGAATTGGCCAACTTCTTTGTCTACGAAGAAACCTATACCGGCGGCATGTACGTCGGTGCGGGCGATGTCAACGGCGACGGCTTCGACGATCTCGTCGTGGCTCCGGATGCCGGTGGCGGGCCGCGTCTGCGGGTGCTCAGCGGTGTCGATTTCTCGGAAATCTACAACGATTTCGTCTACGATCCGGCCTTCCTGGGTGGAGTTCGCATCGCGGTGGCGGATGCTAATGGCGATGGTTCGGCGGAAGTCTTTGTGGTGCCCGGTGCCGGTGGTGGCCCGCAAGCGCGGGTGCTGGATATTCGCAACAATCAAGTGCTGTTCGATGCGATGGTCTTCCCGATCGACTTCACAGGTGGCTTGTATGTGGCCGCGGGTGATGTCGATGGCGATGGCCTGGCGGAACTCATTGTCTCGCCGTCGGCCGGTGGTGGGCCGATTGTCCGGGTCTACGATGTCAACTCGGATGCGCTCGAACATGAATTCGCAGCCTACGAGCCGGAATATCGTGGCGGCGTTCGACTGGCGGCGTTCGATTACACCGGCGACGGGCGTGCGGAAATCTTCACCGGCACCGGACCGGGTGGCGGTCCCGCGCACCGCATCTGGGACGCGCAAACCGAATCGGTCTTGGATTCGTTCTTCTCCTTCGAAGAATCGTTCTTTGGCGGTGTCTTCGTCGGTGCGGGGAACTGA